The Paenibacillus sp. FSL R7-0345 DNA segment GAACTGCTGAAGGAAATAATCCTCACGCAAAAGGAACTGCTAAAGCGTTACGGGCTTGAGCAGGCGCCGCAGGTTCTCGCCGTCTATAAAGAGGTGGAGAAATACTGGTACGGCACAGCTGATACGGAGGGACTGAAGGTCTGGGAGGTTCTTAATGATGTGACCATTCTGCTGTCGGACGATAACTTCGGCAATCTCCGCAAAATTCCGGCGGGACAGGAGCAGCAGCGCAGCGCCGGCTGGGGGATGTACTATCATCTGGATTATCACGGCGGACCGCATTCCTACGAATGGGTGAATACAACGCCGCTGGAGAAGGTCTGGGAGCAGATGAGTATGGCTTATGATTACGGGATCCGGGATATCTGGATTGTTAATGTCGGGGACCTGAAGCCGATGGAGCTGCCCATATCTTACTTTTTGGATTTAGCCTATGATTTCGATGCCTGGGGAACGGCCGCGATGAACAAGACAAAAGAATATACAGAGCGATGGGTGCGGCAGCAGTTCGGCCATGCGGCAGATGAAGCGGCTGTGCACGGAATTACCGGGATACTGGCAGATTACACAAGAATGAACGGTCGCCGCAAGCCGGAAATTATCCGGCCGGATACCTTCAGTGTCGTGCATTACAATGAGGCGCAGCGGGTGCTGCACCAGGCAGGTAAGCTTGCGGAGAGCGCTGAGCACTTTAGAAGGCTTATCCCGGAGCAGCTGCAGGATGCTTATTTCCAGCTTGTTTATTTTCCGGCTGCGGCATCAGCTAACGTCCTGCAAATGCAATTGTATGCCGGGCTTAGCCGTCTCTATGCAGAGCGGGGCAGTGTTCTTGCAAATACGTATGCAGAGCTGTCTGCCGAAGCCATTGAACGGGACAAGCGGCTGGAAGAGACGTATAACAACGGAATTTCCGGCGGAAAATGGCGGGGCATGATGAGCTCGGCGCATGTCGGCTACGTTAATTGGGATGCAGAAGGGTGGAGTTATCCGCAGGCAGCGTATACTGTTCCGGTAAATGGACCGCTCATGATCGTCGATGTGCAGGGCACGGAGCAAGGATATACTTCAGGTACAGCGGCTCTGCCGGTGTTTACGAATCTGCTGAGGGAGACATATACCGTCACGGTCAGCAACGGCGGAGACACGGGCTTTGCCTATGAAGCAGCGGCCAGTGCCGACTGGATCAGGCTGGACCCTCGCAGCGGCTGGTCAGAGACGGGAGAGACAATCACCGTATCCGTTGACTGGGATAAGGTGCAGGGTACATGCAGCGGCGATATTGTTATTAGCGGAGCCGAAGGCACGGTTACGGTTCGTGCAGAGATAGACTGGATTGAGCTGAGCGGGGTACCGCCTATGACTTTTGTCGAGACGCATGAGATTGTTTCTATTGAGGCGGAGCATACCGTTCATCGCGCCCCGGCGGACGGAGTAGAATGGAAGACTATCAGCAGTTATGGAAGAACCTTATCCTCGGTCAAAATGTACCCGGACACTGTCTCCTTCAGTGAACCGGCGCGATCGCCTTACCTGGAGTACCGGGTATTCATCCGTCAGGGCGGCGAATACAGCCTTACAGCCTACGTAGCACCGACGAATCATCTCTCGCCGGTCAGCGGCTTGAAGTATGCAGCAGGCTTTGAAGGTCAAAAGCCTGTTATCGCCGATGCGCTGCCCCCGGACTTTGAGGGCGGCAATCATGATAACGGGCCCTGGTGCCGGGCGGTAATGGATAACATCCATATTACCGTCACTCCCCACACCTTATCTGCAGGTATCCATACCTTGCGTTTCTATGGACTGGACGCAGGGCTGGTGCTGCAGAAGCTGGTGCTGTCCGCCGGTCCGCTGCCGTATTCTTATCTCGGGCCGGAGGAAAGCTATCTCACTTCAGCAGAGCTGACGGAGGATAGCCCTTGATCTGCTTGAATACATTGCTGAAATAGGCGGCGTCCCGGTAGCCGCAATGGGCTGCGACTTCGGATACATTGAAGCCGCCTGCTGACAGCAGCATCTCGGCGTTATTAACCCGCACCCGGTTGATGTACTCCTTTAAAGCGACTCCGGTGTTCTGCTTGAACAGCTTGCCCATGTATTCCGGATTCAGCCCGGCCGGTGCGGCCAAGTCGCCGATTGTGATTTCATCTGCGTAGTGATCCATAATATAAGCGGCCGCTTTTTGAATCCGGGGATCAATGAGCGGTGCCTGCTGATGGTTAGCGATGCTCAGCAGCCTGTAGATAATCTGCTGAAAGACGGCTCTAGCCTTCATCCGGTAGAGCGGCTGCTTGGCCATCCAGACATGGGAGAATTCCCGGATATCGTCCAAGACCTCCTTGGTCCGCCAGTTACGGGTCACCGTCTCAAAAGGAAGCTGCACTTCATTGCTCCCGCCCAGCCAGAAAAAGTTGAAGGCGAAGGAGTGCATCGGCGCTTCCCTGAAGGTGTGAGCCTCGCGGATACTGCCAGCCGGAGCATACAGCATATCACCGGCTTCTAGGGTGTAATTCACCCCGTTGATCGAATAAACTGCTCTGCCGCCTATAATAAAAGTGAGATCATGAAAATCAATTGTGTTCCGGCCGATGCTCCAGCCTTCAAAGCATCTGCGGTCAACAAACAGAAAAACATCCGGCACCAGCTGCTCATACTGATTAATATCCATGCTTGACTGAGCCTCCTCCGGATCAATCATAGCGCCTCATGACCCCCGGGACAAGCGTTTCCGCACCTTATTGACGCTAAGCATGATTACCGGGAGGACGAAGGCATAGGTGAAATTCCAGTCTACCCAGTAGGCTGGAATTTCTTTTACATAGAAGATAATATTTTTGGCAATCAGCTGTGAGAGCCCGTAGAGCAGGAAGGCTGTTGGAAAGATGAGCGGACGGTAGCTTTTCAGCTTTAAGAATTGGGCAGCCCCTAGTACAAAGGCATAATAAAACAATACGGTTTTAAAGTAGGTACTAATAATCCAGGCGGTAGCCATAATAGCTTCGATCCGCTGCAGGAAGTTTGCAATGTTGATTTTCCGGGCCAGAATATAGGCCGCATAGAAGTCATGCTCGGAGAAATAAACGCCCAATACAGTGAGTGAAAGAATCAGAATAATGTTAAGGGCGATCGCTCCCGCAAAGATGGAGATGAAGATGTCCCGGTTAAATTTGTCCGATTTTTGGACATAGGGGTAGATCATCAGAAATACACACATCTCCCCGAACGGGTAAAAGACACCGAACATTACCGAATGAACCATATCGGAAACCGGTGTATTAAGTATGGGCTGCAGTCGCTCAAGACGAATCTGCGGAAGCAGCAGGACCATCAGGCAGATCAGGAAAAAGACAAACAGCGGGAAAAAAATTTGGGATGCCCTCCCGAGCGTTTCCAGACCCAGACGCAGTCCGTAAACCAGCACAAAGATCGCCATAATTCTGATGACTCCGCCCGGCGTTCCCTCATAGATCTGTGTGCAAAGGAAATCTTCAATTTCTCGGATGTAAGTAGAGCCAGCCAGCAGATAAAAAAACAGATAGTAAAGTCCGACAGCTCCGCCAAGCCATTTGCCCAGAACCTGCCGGCTGAGCTCAATAATCGTTTTATCCGGATTGATATTGGCTAAGGATACCATCAGGAAAATCGTTCCGATCCCCAGCGGCAGACTGATCAGTCCGGTGATCCAGGCATCCTGGTGAGCGGTGGAAGCCATAACGGCAGGGTAGACCAGCGCCATATCCCCGATAAAAGCAAACAGACCAAGTACTATCATCTGAGCTGAGCTGATCCTGTCTTTTTCAAGCGTCATAATGTCTCCCCTGCCTCCGCTCCAAACGGATATCCTTGTCGATTTTGGCTTAGTATGGCTTATTCGGCCCATTTTATGTTAGCGCAGGAGGTTTTCTGCTAAGGAATAATTATCAAGATCTGAATTAAACTATACGGCAGACAGGTGAAGAGGGAGGCAGCATGATGAGAGAAAAGCACGAGGAGGCCTTATCCAGCCGCCTGGATGACAACCACCAGCAGCTTAGGGAGCTGCTTGGATCAAGCACGGATCTGGTAAGCAAAGAGCTGCTTCTTGGAGAGAAAACACGCATCTTTATATTTTATATAGACGGACTGGTGGATACAGGGCTGCTGCATAATTCGATTCTATACTCCCTACAGGGAAACAGGGTGCCGGATATGCTAGAGGGTCTTAATCCGGATAAGACTGTTGAGCTGCTGAGACAACGTATTCTGATGGCGGGCGATCTGACGGTCGTTAATCAACGGGATCAATTTGTCCATGATCTGATGTCCGGCAGTGTGATGCTGATGGTTGACGGCACCGCCAATGCGCTGCGGATCGGCCTTCCCGGCTGGGAGGACAGGGCAGTAAGTGAGCCGAGCTCACAAACGGTGGTACGGGGTCCGATGGAGGGCTTCACCGAGAACCTGCGGACCAACACGGCACTGCTCCGCCGCAAAATCAAAGACAGTCATTTGTGGCTGGAAACCCTGCAGATTGGCAGGGTAACGCAAACCAGCGTATCTCTCATGTATTTAAACAATATTGCCAATGACGAGCTGGTACAGGAGGTAAAGCGGCGTCTGGACAAAATTGACACCGATAGCATACTGGAGAGCGGGTATATAGAAGAATTTATCCAGGATACGGCGAAGACCCCTTTTCCTACAGTGTATAACAGTGACCGGCCGGATACGATCGCCGCGGGCATTCTTGAAGGGAAAGTCGCCATACTGATTGATGGAACACCTTTTGTGCTGCTCGCCCCGACGACGTTTGTCTCTTTTTTTCAATCGGCTGAGGATTATTACCAGCGGGCGGATATTTCGACCTTACTGCGGTTTATCCGGTTTCTGGCGTTTTTTCTGACCCTTCTGGCTCCGGCCTTTTACGTGGCGATTACAACCTACCATCAGGAGATGATTCCGACCAATCTGGTCATCAGCCTTGCCGCCCAGCGGGAGAATGTCCCGTTTCCGGCCTTTATTGAGGCGCTGCTGATGGAGCTGACTTATGAAATCCTGCGAGAGGCCGGGGTGAGAATTCCCAAAAATATCGGCCAGGCCATTTCGATTGTCGGAACGCTGGTAATCGGGCAGGCGGCGGTTGCAGCAGGCTTCATCTCTGCCGCAATGGTCATTATCGTATCCATAACTGCAATCTCAAGCTTTGTTATCCCGGAGGCCGGAATGTCCATTGCTGCACGGATTATCCGCTTTGCTCTGATCGGCCTGGCCGGATTTATCGGCTTATATGGCGTTCTGTGCGGGGTATTCGTGATTGTACTGCATTTAGCGAGCCTGCGTTCCTTCGGAATTCCGTATATGAGCCCTCTCGGTCCGTACCGGGCAGCGGATATAAAGGATTCCATCTTCCGGTTTCCATGGCCGTATCTCCGAACCAGGCCCAAAGAGAATTTAACCAAAAATTTCTACCGTCAGGGACCGGCGGGGCAAAGGAAGGATAAATCATGAGCCGGGCTGTCCGCAGAACCGTTAACGCGTTGCTTCCTTTGCTGCTGATGTCCATGCTGCTGAGCGGATGCTGGGAGAGGAAGGAGCTGAACGAGCTGGCATTTGTTCTAGCTCTGGGGATAGATAAGGCAGATGACGGATTCAAAATAACAATGCAGGTCGTGATTCCCTCAGCGATCTCCTCCCAGAGCGGCGGCGGAGTCCCTGTAGCTTCTTACAGCTTTACCGCATCAACCATATATGAAGCGCTGCGCAAATTTAATATGACCGTCTCACGCTCAGCCTATATGGGCCATATCCGGGTGCTGGTTATTGGGGAGCCGCTTGCCCGGGAAGGGGTTGGACCGACGCTGGATGTGCTTAAGCGAAGCCGGGAGCCGCGGATGGATTTCTACGTCATGGTGGCAAAAGGGGGGACCGCAGAGGAAGCGCTGAACGTCCTGAGTGCACTGGATAAGGTTCCGGCCAATAAACTGTTTAATGCCTTGGACAAGTCCTACAAAATTTCGGCCAGGACGGTTGCCGTTACATTGGACAGATTCATAGAAGATCTGCTCTATCAGGGTAAAAATCCCGTATTGACCGGGGTAGAGGTTATAGGTGATCCTGAAGCAGGCGGTGCTAAAGCCAATACGGAGCGTACCAATCCAAAAACCAAGTTGCGGTACGAGAGCGTTGCCGTATTTAAAAAGGACAAGATGCTTGGCTGGCTGAGTGACGCGGAGGTGGCCGGGTACAATTACATTACGAATAATGTGAAAAAGAATACGGGGCATGTTAAGGGGAATGTAGACAGTTTTGTTGTGATCGAAGCCCTAAGTTCCACAACCCGAAGGAAAGTCAGATTCATTGATGGAGAACCGCATATCTATCTAGATATTGAAGCCATTAGCAATGTCGAGGAGGTGACGGGCAAGGAACGGCTGGATGCGGAGCAGGATATTCTGGAGCTGGAAAAAAAGGCTGAGGAGCTGATCATCAGGAGGATGAAACTTTCTGTCGAACAAATTAATGAACGCTTCAACGTCGATATATTCGGCTTCGGAAAATCTATTTATGAGGCAAACCCCAAAGCCTGGGCGAAGCTGCAGGAGCAGAGCGGCGGTAACTACCTGAAGAGCCTTCCTGTTCATTACAAGGCTAAAGTCATCATTAACCGGATCGGGGCGATTGATAACTCGTTCGTAGATCAGATAGGGGAGTGAAACAGAGATGCTGCTTGTTCTTATGTGCCTGGTCATCGCCGTGCCCTGTATTGCAGCCGACCTGCCTTTACTTAAAGGCAGGCGCAAACGCCGCGACCAGGTTGTGTATATGCTGCTATGGGCGGCCGGGATCGCTTCGTCCATATGCGCGCTGCTGCGGGTGAACCTTCCAAGTCCGCTGCTGCTTCTCATCATGATCTATAAACCGTTCAACGATATGGTTTCTGTGTGGATACAATAAAGGGATAACCTGGAAACGGAGGGCAGCAATCCGGCTTCACGGGTAGCTGCCCTGCTGCTGTTTATTTAAAAGAGGGTACAGGGTATTCTGTCAGGCGAAAGGGGCATCCGAGCGCTGGATGCACTGGGTCGGACAGCTGTCTATTGCGTCCTGCAGCTCCTCCTGCAGCTCCTCAGCAATGGCAGTAACTCCGCGGTTGCCGTCCCCTGCAAAAATAACAGAAGCAATTCCGCTGTCATCCAGATCAAAAATATCCGGAGCCGCCGAATTGCAGGCACCGCATGCGATGCATTCCTCCTGATTAACGCTGGCGAATGTGAACATTTTCTCAAGCCTCCTTATGACTTGTAAAGACAAATTAATGTTTTGCCTAGTGGGATGTATATGTAATAAAGCGCTTTATATGTCTGGAGATATCGGAAACTTGCATCTGTGACGTTTCTTTTGTGGGCTTCAGGCAGCTAGGAGCTTTAATAGAGCGGGCCCTGACAACAGCATGGAATTTCTGGTTATGGAACGTTTTCTATGTTGAAGAGCAGCACAACGGTTTCAAGAAGAAAACCAGCCCGGGGCTAAACTGGAGTATTGGGGCCAATGTCTGCTAAAATAGAGTTATCATCATTATGAAGTTGGCATTATACATACTAAAGGAGAAATGAATGTGAATGAGAAGCTGAAGCAGGCCTATGAACGGTTAGGTTTATCTGAAAACGTATCCAAGGAAGAGATCAATAAACGCTTCGACCTGCTGATTAAACGCCGGAAATCGAAAGCTGCGGATGAGGAGCGCTCGGCGCCGGAGGAGGATTTTCAGGCGTTCAAGTTCATTCTGGACAGTCTGGACAAGCAGGAGATTGACGAAGCCGAGCAGCAGCGTCTGGCCAAATACGGAAAGCTTTCAGGTGCCGCGAGCAAATGGGAACGGTTCTTCCGCCTTTATAGAACGCATGTTATTGTATCGGTGATTGCAGTCATTGTGCTTGCCGTTGCCGGGAATGCCATCTATAACAACTGGCAGCACAGAAAGTATCTTGCTTCCCTGCCGCCGCTGGATGCCAAGATCATGCTCCTGGGCAATTTCGGCGTGCAGGACCCTGACGGCCAGACAGATGAGCTGGATGCGGCGATTGTTGCACTGTATCCGGAATGGAAGCGGGTGGAGACCAACCTGGTTTATCTGCCGAGAACCGGTGAAGGCGCTGATTCGTTCGATATGAACTATATGCAAAAAGCGGTCGTGGAGCTGGCAGCGAACCATCCTGATATTATTATCCTGGATGAAGCCACTCTGGAATGGATCGGCGGGCAGGACGGCTTCCAGGATCTGAAGGCCATCGTAGAAAGCGGGAGTCTGGACAAGGATGATCCGCGCCTGAAGTGGGGCACTAATCCGGATAGCGGGCAGGAAGAGCTGTATGGCGTGGATATTACAGATTCCGCCTTTGTTGCCGCATTGCCGGTTAACAAGGCTGAAGATGAGAATATGATCATCGGTGTCCTCGGTGTTGATGAAGCCAAGGACAAGGCCATTCCGTTTATTGAGCATATTGCCGGCGGGACGGCTGCTCAGTAAGCAAACGCAGGACATTACATTATGCAGAAAAAACCGTGTGCCCACGATTGGGTACACGGTTTTTTTGGCAGAACAATAAGCTCTCGTTCCAGTCCGGGCTTGTCCTATTTCTCCAGACGGTAGCCGCCGTGGAATACAGGGCCGACATACTGGTTAAAGGCATAACCGCTGCGGATAGCGGCAGTGACGAAGTCTTTTGCCTTGGATACTGCTTCATGTACAGTCAGGCCGTTAGCCAGACCGCCGGTGATAGCAGCAGCGAATGTGCAGCCTGCGCCGTGGTTGTATGCCGGCTCAATCTTTGCCGTTTCGAGCACAGTGAAATCTGTACCGTCAAAGAAAACATCGATTGCCAGATCGCCGCCCAGCGCCTTGCCGCCTTTTACAACGACATTTTTGGTGCCCAGCTTGTGGATCAGGCGTGCTGCTTCTTTCATATCTTCAAGGGTTGTAAGCTTGCCCAGTCCGGACAGTACGCCTGCTTCGAACAGGTTAGGCGTAGCTACAGTTGCCAGCGGCAGGAGCAGATCGCGGATCGCATTGGCGCTTTCCGGATTCAATACTTCATCTTCGCCTTTGCAGACCATAACAGGGTCTATAACTACATTTGTCTGCAGGTTGTCCTTGATTGCTTTTTCAGCGACATGGACGATTTCGACACTGCCCAGCATACCTGTCTTCATAGCGTCAACAGGACCGCCCGCAAAGACGGTTTTAAGCTGCTCGGCCACAATAGCGGCATCCACCGGGTACACATTGTGGTGCCATCCGTTATCCGGGTCCATTGTAACGATAGTAGTTAATGCGCTGAAGCCGTAAGTACCGTATTCCTCAAAGGTTTTGAGATCAGCCTGGATGCCTGCGCCACCGCTGGAGTCACTACCGGCTATAGTTAGGGTTTTAACAATTTTTGACAAGGCGAACGTCTCCTTCTTGTATATAAAGTTCTGAAGCACTGATTCTGGGCGAATCAATTTTACACACTACGACATTATATCAAAAAACACCGCTATCGTCGCCAAAAAAGCGCAGCACTATTTTTGAGTACTGCGCCCGGCTGTATCTTATTGTCTATTCACTGCTGTTGAATCCGGCCAGGGCCGTCTTTATCGCCTTGTCGTATTTGAAGCCGCCTTCGCCGCCCGGCCCCATCCAATACACAACCAGGAAGTTGCCGCCCCTGAAAACATGGGGATATATCCGGGCTCCGCCGTCATAGGTAGTGCGGTTAATCTCCAGCTTCAGCGCCTCAAGCCCGTCGGCACATGCTTCCGCACTTTCATAAGTATAGATCGACAGACGGTCGGAAATCGTCAGCGGCCCTTCATAATCGATAAGCTGCTCAGCAGGCCATACACCGGCCAGCTCTTTGTTGAACATATGCTCTTCACCGGAGCCTACAAAGGTCAGCCGGAGGCCTTGCTGCTCAAGGGCGGCTAAC contains these protein-coding regions:
- a CDS encoding Ger(x)C family spore germination protein, with the protein product MSRAVRRTVNALLPLLLMSMLLSGCWERKELNELAFVLALGIDKADDGFKITMQVVIPSAISSQSGGGVPVASYSFTASTIYEALRKFNMTVSRSAYMGHIRVLVIGEPLAREGVGPTLDVLKRSREPRMDFYVMVAKGGTAEEALNVLSALDKVPANKLFNALDKSYKISARTVAVTLDRFIEDLLYQGKNPVLTGVEVIGDPEAGGAKANTERTNPKTKLRYESVAVFKKDKMLGWLSDAEVAGYNYITNNVKKNTGHVKGNVDSFVVIEALSSTTRRKVRFIDGEPHIYLDIEAISNVEEVTGKERLDAEQDILELEKKAEELIIRRMKLSVEQINERFNVDIFGFGKSIYEANPKAWAKLQEQSGGNYLKSLPVHYKAKVIINRIGAIDNSFVDQIGE
- the thiD gene encoding bifunctional hydroxymethylpyrimidine kinase/phosphomethylpyrimidine kinase, with the translated sequence MSKIVKTLTIAGSDSSGGAGIQADLKTFEEYGTYGFSALTTIVTMDPDNGWHHNVYPVDAAIVAEQLKTVFAGGPVDAMKTGMLGSVEIVHVAEKAIKDNLQTNVVIDPVMVCKGEDEVLNPESANAIRDLLLPLATVATPNLFEAGVLSGLGKLTTLEDMKEAARLIHKLGTKNVVVKGGKALGGDLAIDVFFDGTDFTVLETAKIEPAYNHGAGCTFAAAITGGLANGLTVHEAVSKAKDFVTAAIRSGYAFNQYVGPVFHGGYRLEK
- a CDS encoding helix-turn-helix domain-containing protein, which encodes MDINQYEQLVPDVFLFVDRRCFEGWSIGRNTIDFHDLTFIIGGRAVYSINGVNYTLEAGDMLYAPAGSIREAHTFREAPMHSFAFNFFWLGGSNEVQLPFETVTRNWRTKEVLDDIREFSHVWMAKQPLYRMKARAVFQQIIYRLLSIANHQQAPLIDPRIQKAAAYIMDHYADEITIGDLAAPAGLNPEYMGKLFKQNTGVALKEYINRVRVNNAEMLLSAGGFNVSEVAAHCGYRDAAYFSNVFKQIKGYPPSALLK
- a CDS encoding ferredoxin, which encodes MFTFASVNQEECIACGACNSAAPDIFDLDDSGIASVIFAGDGNRGVTAIAEELQEELQDAIDSCPTQCIQRSDAPFA
- a CDS encoding endospore germination permease: MTLEKDRISSAQMIVLGLFAFIGDMALVYPAVMASTAHQDAWITGLISLPLGIGTIFLMVSLANINPDKTIIELSRQVLGKWLGGAVGLYYLFFYLLAGSTYIREIEDFLCTQIYEGTPGGVIRIMAIFVLVYGLRLGLETLGRASQIFFPLFVFFLICLMVLLLPQIRLERLQPILNTPVSDMVHSVMFGVFYPFGEMCVFLMIYPYVQKSDKFNRDIFISIFAGAIALNIILILSLTVLGVYFSEHDFYAAYILARKINIANFLQRIEAIMATAWIISTYFKTVLFYYAFVLGAAQFLKLKSYRPLIFPTAFLLYGLSQLIAKNIIFYVKEIPAYWVDWNFTYAFVLPVIMLSVNKVRKRLSRGS
- a CDS encoding spore germination protein — protein: MREKHEEALSSRLDDNHQQLRELLGSSTDLVSKELLLGEKTRIFIFYIDGLVDTGLLHNSILYSLQGNRVPDMLEGLNPDKTVELLRQRILMAGDLTVVNQRDQFVHDLMSGSVMLMVDGTANALRIGLPGWEDRAVSEPSSQTVVRGPMEGFTENLRTNTALLRRKIKDSHLWLETLQIGRVTQTSVSLMYLNNIANDELVQEVKRRLDKIDTDSILESGYIEEFIQDTAKTPFPTVYNSDRPDTIAAGILEGKVAILIDGTPFVLLAPTTFVSFFQSAEDYYQRADISTLLRFIRFLAFFLTLLAPAFYVAITTYHQEMIPTNLVISLAAQRENVPFPAFIEALLMELTYEILREAGVRIPKNIGQAISIVGTLVIGQAAVAAGFISAAMVIIVSITAISSFVIPEAGMSIAARIIRFALIGLAGFIGLYGVLCGVFVIVLHLASLRSFGIPYMSPLGPYRAADIKDSIFRFPWPYLRTRPKENLTKNFYRQGPAGQRKDKS
- a CDS encoding glycosyl hydrolase 115 family protein codes for the protein MIVVERGTAAGIYLDTAAEYDGGLRRVAESFAADIELITDTKPEIVAEREQLGSTAIVIGTAGRSRLLDEWIAAGKVDVTAIRGKRECYRIQRIEHPCDGVQQALVIAGSDKRGTIYGTYAVSEMMGVSPWVYFADVMPEKRTLLDLPDSQLDVSSKEPSVKYRGIFLNDDWPSLGSWVTGAFGDFNEAFYERIFELILRLKGNYLWPAMWSAEFSVNGKRHPLANAELAREYGIIMGTSHHEPLFRAGSEWQRVYRDYGTSNLWDFSRNREAITAFWEDGIKRNREYPNLITLGMRGESDSELEGSDRYNIELLKEIILTQKELLKRYGLEQAPQVLAVYKEVEKYWYGTADTEGLKVWEVLNDVTILLSDDNFGNLRKIPAGQEQQRSAGWGMYYHLDYHGGPHSYEWVNTTPLEKVWEQMSMAYDYGIRDIWIVNVGDLKPMELPISYFLDLAYDFDAWGTAAMNKTKEYTERWVRQQFGHAADEAAVHGITGILADYTRMNGRRKPEIIRPDTFSVVHYNEAQRVLHQAGKLAESAEHFRRLIPEQLQDAYFQLVYFPAAASANVLQMQLYAGLSRLYAERGSVLANTYAELSAEAIERDKRLEETYNNGISGGKWRGMMSSAHVGYVNWDAEGWSYPQAAYTVPVNGPLMIVDVQGTEQGYTSGTAALPVFTNLLRETYTVTVSNGGDTGFAYEAAASADWIRLDPRSGWSETGETITVSVDWDKVQGTCSGDIVISGAEGTVTVRAEIDWIELSGVPPMTFVETHEIVSIEAEHTVHRAPADGVEWKTISSYGRTLSSVKMYPDTVSFSEPARSPYLEYRVFIRQGGEYSLTAYVAPTNHLSPVSGLKYAAGFEGQKPVIADALPPDFEGGNHDNGPWCRAVMDNIHITVTPHTLSAGIHTLRFYGLDAGLVLQKLVLSAGPLPYSYLGPEESYLTSAELTEDSP